GTCGGCGCCGTTCGTGGGTGGCTCGCAGACTGGGCCAGTCCGCTGCTCGAGCGGTCGGTCGGTGACGGCCGACTCGTTGCGTGTTCGTTCCGCGTCCAGACGACGCTTGGCTCACACCCCGTGGTGACGGCGCTGCTGTATCGACTCCTCGAGTCGCTGCACGAGGACACAGTCGCTAGCGAGGACATTTCCTCGGCATCTCGAGAGTAACGCGACCCGGCCCCACGCGTTCGGAGACAGTCGGAACAATCTATATGAGGGGGCGTGTGTAAGTACCAGTCATGGCGAAGTCAGAGTCATCCGTCCGGTCAGTGAGTCGGACGTTCGCAATCCTCGAAGTGATTCAGGAACTCGATGGGGCGAGCGTCTCGGAAATCGCCGACCGAGTCGATATCGGCCAGAGTGCCGTCTACAACTACCTCACGACCCTCTCGAGAGAGGAGTACGTCGACAAAGTCGGCGACGAGTACCACCTTGGCCTCTCGTTTTTCGGACTTGGGGCACACGCGCGCAACCGGACGCCGATCTACGATACGGCCCAACCACAGGTCGACGAACTCGCGGAGAAAACCGGCCATCTGGTCACGCTCTGTATCGAAACCGACGGCGTCGGCACCTATCTCTACCAGTCTCGAGGCGAGAACGGAATCGACATCGACGTCCACGAGGGGGAGCCAGTTCCACTCCATAGCACCGCACTCGGCAAGGCGATCCTCGCGTTTCGGCCGCGAGAGGACGTCGATGCCATACTCGACCAGCACGGCCTGCCAGCCTCGACAGCACACACGATTACCGACCGCGAGGAACTGTACACCGAACTCGAGGAAATCCGCGACCGCCAGTATGCAATCAGTCAAGAGGAGTGGCGAAACGGCCTTCGTTCGCTCGCAGTTCCCATTTCCGATGCACACGGCCGAAGCATCGCCGCCGTCGGCATCGCCTGCCCGGTGTACTGGAACGACGACACCACCGACTTCGATGACGACCTCCTGCAGGCCGTGCTCGGAACGGCGAACGTGATCGAACTCGAGCACAATTATGCCTAAGCGAGGCCCAGTCAGGACGCACACGTACCCGCCAGCCCTCGAGACCGGTATCTCTATACGCCTGTGTGACACAGGCGCATTCGATTGCTATGCGACAGATGGAGCCAGTCGAACCCACAGCGGTCACACTCGACGACGAGTTCTGGAACCCCCGCCTCGAGACGAATCGCGAGGTCA
The nucleotide sequence above comes from Natronolimnobius baerhuensis. Encoded proteins:
- a CDS encoding IclR family transcriptional regulator, yielding MAKSESSVRSVSRTFAILEVIQELDGASVSEIADRVDIGQSAVYNYLTTLSREEYVDKVGDEYHLGLSFFGLGAHARNRTPIYDTAQPQVDELAEKTGHLVTLCIETDGVGTYLYQSRGENGIDIDVHEGEPVPLHSTALGKAILAFRPREDVDAILDQHGLPASTAHTITDREELYTELEEIRDRQYAISQEEWRNGLRSLAVPISDAHGRSIAAVGIACPVYWNDDTTDFDDDLLQAVLGTANVIELEHNYA